ATTGAATATTCGAACTCGGAGGACAAATGTAAACCTCTCTAAataaattcggtctcgaatactaTCGGAAAATATCGGTATTATTTTCATCCCTGCTTAGGGCCGTGCTGCCCATACGCCCATGCCCTCCCCTGCAGCATCCGACGGACCAGAACCGCCTTCTCGCGTACCTACTCTCCAACGTGGTGGAGAGCAGAGTCGAACAAGCTTTCGCCCACACCAGCTTCTCACAGTTGGCGTCAAAAAAACAAGGCAAGGTGTTACTTTTTTTCTATCCACGTAGGGCCTTTTAAAAAACCAAACTCTAATCCAAAATTATTTGCCATGTGCTTTGTCAATGTTCATATAAAGAATCACATAAATACTTCCTCGGTTTCAACATAAAACATTTTGGTTTTCTATAGATTTGCGATGTATCTAGATATAAATACATAACTTTTACAAGAAgtcagaatgacttataatttgaaacagaATATAACAGTTAAGTCCTCTATTGTAGATCGTCtttttttcttcctcttttGTAGCTTCCCTATTTTCTTTCCTATATTTTTTCTGTGAGAAAAAAATCCATTGCGGAGAAAATTTTGTTACCCTCACATAtgcattttttttctcaaaagagATGTTTCTCATATACTCCCTCTCTATTTTTAAAACATGTCGCATTAGCTTTTCCCTAAGTCAATATATCATTTGTCATAATCGTTGAAGAGAAAATTTATAAAATCATATATGTTAATAACATAAATTTATATTTTAAAATTCACTACTAGAAACATTTTCATTATATATAGTTCACATGTTGTGAAACTATATATTTTAAAACTGATGatcagttttgcaaaattttaatTTAGTACAAATCTAATTGGATATGGAAAAAAACAATGAGTACATGGTTTGTTGgtcattttttgtttttgttttgagaTGAGACTGAGAAGAACATGCTTTGTTGTTGGACTTGAGAGTTGGAAACACACAGCCCAGTTGGTCAATCTATGGCCCAGTCTCGATGCTTCACATGGGCGGCGGTAGCGGTGTCCTAGCTCGCGGATCTGCAGCTCCAAGATCCACGAAAAGCAATGGAGTTATGAGTCAAACCCtagcagatctagaaactactaCAACAAAGGAGATGAAGTGCCTTGATCTTCGAGATGGATGATAATGCCGGTGGAGAtggagatggcaacaacggacGAGGAGTGAGACAACGGCGTTGGAGGAGCGCCTGAGCGTGACCTCCGCGTCGACGTCGCATGAGCAAGAGAGACCGAGCAACAACGAGGTGGAGGGATGTTGCGGCGGGGGACGGATGCGGCGGCGAGGGTGGCCTGATGCTATGGTGGCGGTGGGCTCGTGACTGGGTGGCGTCGCGAGTGGAGGAAGAAGCCATGCGAGCTCACAAgtggaggaagaagaaagaagccGTGTGTGGTTTGTGAGCGTACAAAGAAACCTCCTGGCCGAATGAGTCGTGGATTTCTTCCTTGTAGAAATCACAGGGAAGCGGGCTGTAATTCTTGGCTTAGTGGGCTGCCAAAAATACACAAATTTAGCTTGAAAGAGGCTCTAACGAAAAAGGCCGGGATTCCGCCGGAAAACTAGGCTGCCCAAGTGGCCCTTACGGTCTTCCCCCCTACCCGGCCAGACACAGCCGCCCCTGTCGCAAGGCAAACCCTAGAGGGAGGCGAGAGACCAGAGACGCGATGGCTATTGGAGGACGCCAGGCGTAGTACGTCGTACCACGACTCGGCCAGAGTCCCTCAGCCCGTGGCAGTCCAGGATCACCAGGAGGTGTCGGTCCCAGGTGGGGTGAGTTGTCGAGGTCGGAGCGTGCCGCGTGCAACGCCTCATCTCCGGTCGCCGCCACCAACAAGCAGGGATCATCAGTTCTCACCTCCGGCGGCACAGTGAGTGCCCTGTGCCCCCCTATTTTGGCCCCTCTGCTTAAGGATTTCTCTTCTCTGGGAAATTTCCCAGGTTATTAAAATTAGTCTCGCCAATGTGCATTAGCAAGAAGAGTACTAGATAACTGTTAACCTTCTGATGATTTGTTGTTCAATTTGATTGCAACTTCTGGTAATACTCTGCTTTTATAGAAAGCAACAGAAGTACTAACAAAGTTTAAACGCACACCACAACCCTGTGACACTTCCAGAAGTTCTGCTTTGTTGATACACAATTTACTTCCTAACTATGCAGCAGGCAATTGACCCCGCATGACAATGCTGGAGCAGCGGACTATTGATTCGGCTTCCCGTGAATTCAGACTAAACTATGAGCAAACCAAGCGTTTTGCCATTGACAAGGCAGTCTACTGTGATCCGTTCTCCATTTGCGGGCACATGTGGCGGATAGTCTGCTACCCAAGAGGGGATATTGGGTCTGACAGTGGTGAATACCTCACACTCTATCTGGAGCTGCTGAGCACATCCACAAGTGGTAAGGCCATCTGCGACATCCTTTTATTGAACAAGAACGGTAAGCCATGTTCTAGGATTGCATCATCAAGGGTTTGTGTTCCTCTGCCTCATAGCAGGAATGCTGCTGAATGGGTCTTTATCACTAGTATGTATATTTCATTTAATAATCTAGAGGAAAATTTCCTGACAGAGGGACATATCACTTGGGTATGCTCCATCATGGTTAGCCGTGATGTCAGCATCCCTATGCCAGCCTCAGACATTGGAAAACATTTTGGTATGCTGCTAGATAGCATGGATGGGACTGATATTTCATTCACAATTGACAATGAGACATTCCATGCACACCGAGCAGTGCTTGCTGCCCGTTCACCCGTCTTCAAATCTGAGCTCCTCGGTTCCATGGCTGAGTCTACTATGCCAAACATCACCCTCTGTGACATTGCTCCAGCCACATTCAGAGTCATGCTTCGGTTTATGTACACAGATGCCTTGCCTAGAGATGATGAGCTCGGGGACTCTCCCTTAGAGATGATGCGACATCTACTAGCTGCGGCTGACCGGTATGCATTGGACCGACTGAAGCTCATTTGTGCACAGAGATTGTTGGATGGTTTGTCTGTCGACACTGTTGGTACTACCTTAGCTTGTGCTGAAATGTACAGCTGCCTGGAGTTAAAGAGCAAGTGCATTGACTTTTTTACAGCTGGGGAAAATTTCAAGAAGGCTTTCTTAACTAAAGGTTTTATTCAATTGGTGCAGCATTTTCCTTCCATTATTGATGAGCTTCGAGAGAGGATGGGACTATAACCTGGTGGGGCATACTGGCATCCAAACTTGACTGGTTATGGTGTTCAGATATATATTTTTGTGACTGGTATGTGGTATCACAATTGATGTGTCAAGCTATGGAGCTGAGATTATGCAAACTTAATAGCCTTGTATTGTTTCTCTGCTGTCTTGGTGTTGTTATGCTTCATGCTTTTGAGATGTTACTTTTGCTATGCTACTCCGAAGTCCAAAATCCATGTAGTTTTAAGTCCATGTGTGCTATCTTTGTCCGATACTTTTATGGAAAATTTGAAGACTGCCATTATAATTTTACTAAATTGACTTGTGTATGTCCCACATGTCAGAAAGATACCAATGACAAATTATAATGGCAAATCTCCAAATCTAAGCACGTTGAACTTAGAAGTACTTGAACTTTGGCGTCAGAATTCTGGACCATTTGCAAATTTTCATTTGACCTTCTACTCTACTGTTTAATCTGTTTGGTTACAGAAACTAATGGCCTCTTGATTTGTGATGTGACAATGCTCCACACCATATGTACCGTATTCTTTTCACATAACTACTAGTATTATGGACTTGCTTAGAGAGAAGAGCTATCCGGATTGTCCGCAGAATGGCTTGACCATCTCACCTAGTTGAGCAAGCCAAAAGTGACGCCATTTTTTAGAGAAACTGGAGGGGTTTACACCCCTACGGTGCaaaaatttattaaaaataaaaaagtacaAAACAGTACAAGACAAGCAAAGCAAGACAAGGAGGTTCAGGAGACGGGAAAGGAAATAAgagaaattaaaaagattaaacaaGATTGTTTACCATTGCTCTTTGGATGGAAAATAACATCTTTTTGCACGAAGAAAGGATCAACCCGCTTTGTGTCTTCTACAGTTCTACTGATGGTTGCACTTGATTGAAGATTAGACCATTTCTTGCATTCCAAATGGACCAACCCATTAGTATAATGAGCTCCATGGAAATTGTGACATCAGCTGTAATTTGAAACTTTCTATATTCCTGTAGAGATCTTCTTGTAGAATGACATGACAGTTTAGCGATGCCCAGTATGCTTGAGCAAATGGGCAAAGAAGCATTAAGTGCAACAATGATTCCTCTGTTCTATTGTTGCAAAGGATACAATTATAATCTTGAAGTTCCATATTCTTCCTTTTTAACAGCTCCCTTGTGCTTAATCTCCTCTTGTGTCTAAGCCACCTATAAGCTTACAGTCCGcttctcttttttctcttttcctttcttttcaaCCTCAACATTCAATCTGCTTACAACctcttattatattttttttgcgaTCGGGCCATTCACCCGTACCTAATGTTGAGTATTTTATTAAGAACCTCTTGTTATACTCACTCTTAAAACTGTACCTAATGTTGATTGATTGGACAATGTAAACACAAGTGGTAATGGAATCGAATTACAGTGGACTATAAACAATGAATCAAATCACAACCAGGTGAGTGCATGAACTGTAGTAGTTGAACAACAAACGACAACAAACGCTTACCAACAAATCTTTAGGGAGCGAGGAACACATGACGACGAGTCCGCTCCCCCTATGATGAACCCCGAGCTAGAGTCCACCATCTCCCTCCTGTGCATCGGCCCTTGGCCTTGCAATTCCCCATGGTCGCTGCCTCCTTCTTGGTGGCCTCCTCCTACATGGCGATCTGGAATTTTGCATCTGCTTAGTGCATATCTCGGGGCGAGGTGATGGTGTACTTCTTGGAGACGTCATGCTAGTCGCCGTCACCCTGCAGCATGCATTGGTTGCTGGCATTGCAACTCTAAGTCTTCGTCGTCATCGAAACGGTTCTTCCAAGTGCCCGACGATGGCACCACTGCCAAGCATGACATTAGGCATCACGaggccaccacctcctccttaaCAGCCATGAGCACGGCCACAGGGACGGTGGCGCGGCGGCGACGACAACGTTAAATTTGCACCTAAGCTTATATGTTTATTGTAtgttatatattcattgtgtagatctatttATATGGAGtccaaaaaattagattttttattttataattttttatgatttactataattttttaaagatttagccaaaataatttaaaaaaaagacaaaatcacTCTCACAGTAGCAAAACCACCCTTCACTATAATGAAACCACCTTCGAAATCGCTCCATGAAGATAAAATACACGGTTTAAAAAATTAAAGAAGATGGTTTATCCGGTTTTGAAATTGAGAAAGAAAAAACAGACTTTCATAAAAATTAGGGAAGGAAAaagagattttttttctttctttttttagggAAGAATCTTCAAGAACATGAACAGAGCCCGGGTCTATAGGCGAAGGCCCATTACCAGTAGGCCCAAAATCAAGCGCAAGCTCTGCCATACCTGCGCACGGTAGATGGAAAAGGAACGAGGCAACCTTGGGCTGGGCTTAAAGAGATTCCACGGAATCCTGCGCCAGCCACCGTCCGTCCTTCTCGGATCGTTCTCGTCGCCGCAACCGCGTGACACAAACCCTAGCGAGAGGGTAGGGGTTTCTGCACCTGCAGAGCGAGAGGAAGAGGTTGGAGTGCGTGTAGTAGGAGGAACGGCCGGCGGCACCTCATCTGCTTTGTTTACAACCTTCGGCAGACAGCTGGCAGTGAGAATCGATCTTGTGCTCTGTTCGTCTTCAGTTCTTGCTGCATATAACGGGTTTATTTAGCTTATTAGTATGTGTTAGGAATCATTGGCAACTGCGCCAAATCCATAAGTGTACCAGCAAGTTTTAGGACATGCTAATCTTGCGATGCCTCGggattgcttgcttgcttgattGTGTTGCCAATTACCGTGCCTGGCCGTTGTCCACTTCGTTCTGAAGTGAACCCTTAAGCTCCCTATCACTATCCAAAATAATTTGCCATTGATGATTGCTTTTATTTCTTTCTAATTATTCAGTGATCCAAATATGTACTTGGAATCATTTGTTAGCGTCTACAAGTTTTAGGAAGTGTCAAATCTGCTATATATAACCTATTGCTGAACTACTTGCAGATTATTCAGTTAGCAAGAAGAGCCATACGCCCATACGATGGGGATAGAGGAGCGGGCCTCCATGTTGGGTTAACGTAGACTATCATCAGAACAGCAATCGCCTTGCAATTGGTGATGCGGTCCACTCCGACACCATCTCCATTGGTGGGTACATGTGGAGGATGAATTGCTACCCTTCTGGGGTCAGGGGGAGAAACAAGGGtgaatatgtctttttcttccttgagcttcTGAACAAATCCTCATGTGTTGATGCCATCTTCGTTGCCTGGTTGAAAGGAAATGACCAATTGAATTCCACCTCAGTCCCAAGGGCACTAGCTTGTGTATTCGATGAAGAGGAAGACGAACAGGGGTGGCGCACCAGTTCATTTCACAAATTGACATAAAGAAATATCATGTAACAGAGGGACGCAtcacatttcttgtagtgtttGTATGCGCCATCATGGTGGTAAGTGAGGGCTCTGTTCCCGTGCCGCCTTCAGACCTCGGAAAACAGCTTGGGAGGCTACTGGATAGCAAAGATGGGACGGATGTATCGTTCAACTTCGATGGCGAGATATTCTATGCACATCGAACGGTGCTTGCTGCACGTTCACCAGTCTTTAAAGTCGGGCTCCTCGGATCCATGGTTGAGGTTAAAATGCCATCCATCACCCTACATGCATGGCATTGCTCCTACAACATTCAGAATCATGCTTCAGTTCATGTACACTGACACGTTGCCTGGAGATGATGAACTTGGGGACTCTCCCCATGAGATGATGCAGCATCTGCTTGCTGCAGCTGACTGTTATGCATTGGACCGACTGAAGCTCATATGTGCCCACAGATTGTGGAACAAGGTTTCAGCTGACACTGTTGCTGCTACCTTAGCTTGTGCTGAGATGTACAGCTGCAGGGAGTTAAAAAGCAAGTGCATTGACTTCTTTGCAGCTGAGAAAAATTTCAAGAAGGCTGTCTTAACCGAGGATTTTGTGCAGTTAGGTCAGAATTTCCCTTCGATTATTGCTGAGCTGCGGGAGAAGGTTGGGATATTGTGTGTAATTTATCTCCATATGTGTATTTTAGTTGTCCAAGCATAACTTAGTATGGTGTTTAGATGATTTAGTGACTGGTATCTCCTATATTCTGAAGCACATTGGAAATTAATTCAAAACCTGTTTCATTTAGTATAGGTCATTTGGACTATTTTGCTGATGAGATTCTGATCTTGTGCAAAGATATGGAGATTATGCATAAGCAGTAGCACACTTCTGTTGTGGTTTACCTGCTCTGTTGATCCTATCTTACACGAAGCTTTAAAGATGTGCAACTTTTGCTATGCTAGATTTTTAGGAGGGCTGGAAGAAGAGATTcgctatataattgttttacaTAGACCAAAAGAAATGGATACTGCTAGTGCTAGTGCTCTGTCATTTATTTTTAAGAATAAGAGGATTAGTAGGAGTATCATTGGCAAGGCCAAGCCTCCTTACAAGAAGAATGACACAAAAAAATATCTAACAAGAATTCAGTTGACAATAAGCTAGCAGCTCTCAAAGCATATAGAAAAGCCAATGAATTGTGCTTTATGCTTGTTTCGATAAGTGGACTAGCAAGAATCATGCATATATAAATGTCCAGCCTAGGTTCCTCCTATCCACATGATACTGGAGCTTTTCGAGAATTTTACGGTCAGCCAGTAGTGTTTTTTCCTCACAACAAATTAGCATCAGCCGTTTTTATGGCCAGCCGAACACGGGTGAAATACCAGTGAACAAGATGGGAACTGTTCTGAATAAGGTGTTgactgtttgtgcatgttgtttTCTGCAGAATATTTACCCCACGCAGAACCAAAACCCAGGAAGAGAAGAACTATGAGGTTTAGAGGCTTTATTGGTAAACAAGATGTGCTCATTCTTTTAAATTCAGGCAATTTGATAGGTACTGCTTCAGACAGCCCATGCGGCCATCGCGTCGTCTCGCTCGCGAGGCGACTCCGAGGGCGACCTAGTCTGGCCGCCAACCACCACACCCTCCCTGGCGAGCACGGCCGCTGCTGCCGCGGCTCTTCGCCAGCGAAGCTGTGGCAGCGGCGGCCAGCGGGCGGCACCCAAATAGGCTCGCCCCTGCATGTTTCTATCCTCCATCGTTCCTTTCTCCCCAATCCAAAATCCCTCGAGCATATCTCGATCTGCTAGCTTTGGTCAGATCCTTGCTTCCAGTGGTCGGCTCTGTGTTCATTGGGGATGGATGCGTGCTCCCTCCTCTCCCTTCCTCCCattggcaaccttggagcctccagcAAGAAGGACGCTCAGTGGCGATCATGGAGGGTGGCACAGCTCTGGATCCGTGGCTTAGGGGTCTGGACACAATGCCCTTTGCCCAATCCAGCTCTGCCGGGGCACGACGAACAATGGCAAGAAGATGCTTCCTCGACGGTGGATGCTCTGCTCGCTCAGGCTATGGTTTGCTCCCGATGCTTCTAGAGCAACCTTCACCAGATCCGGTGGCTCTGTGGCCGGATCCGGTGACCCCTGCCATCGATCTGATGGTGCTGGCGTGACTTCCACTTCTTGCGGTGGCGGGGGCAGCCATGGAAAGTCAGAGGCGTTGGTGGGTCCTCGACGCTCGAGGTGGCCACATGGTGGTGGTGCTCATTGGCAGCCTGAGGCTATAGCGCTGCTGGGCACGGCGGCCTGTAGGTAGTGTGCGGCTCCCGACCATGGGACTTGGCGCGACCGGGCTGCGGTACCTAGTCGTGGGGCCCACATGGGTGTTGTGCCTCCTTACGTGCTCCAGAACGTTGAGGTCCTTCGATGAGCAGTGCAATCTCTGCACGTCCATGCTAGCTCACTTTGGCAAGTTGACAGACTATGGTGAAAGCCATGCATGACCCTGTATGTGCGATCGACGGCGACGCACTCCAACGTCGATTACCTCCTTGGAGGCATCGATAATGTAGGCTCCCAACTCTTTGATTGTAGTTTTGTCCCTCCCCTCTAGTGAAAACCTAGCTCTGGTTTTCTGGAGCCGGTGGTGCGACATCGTCGATGTCGTAACCCTCTTGAGTGTGCCACTGTGGAGGGATATGCCACGGCCATGTTGTTGTTGGACCCTCTTGGGTGAGACTGGCTCTAGTTGTCAGTTGTTGCTGATGTTTTGATGAGTGTCCTCCTCTGGCGTCTCTACTCCATTGGTGGTCGTCTTGATGGTGCCAAAAAAACAAATGTCGGGTGGTATTTCCACTACTGCCGCCATTCCCCTCCATGGCTTCCTCCCCGTGGATGGCGTTGGATAGTGGCATGTGGGCTCGGATGTGTTGGAGGATGTCACCATCAGTTCCAAGGGAGGTCGCCATGTTTGATGATCCTGGGCTTGCGTGTCCGTTGCTACTCTTAGCCCCCATCTCACTAGTTGGCCCTCAAATGGAGGGCGGTAGCAGAATGGCTTAGCTACAAGGAGTGGTGGAGGGCACAATGGTCACGGTGAAACCGAGTATGTTGTTCGGTGGTGGCGCAAAGCAACATTCGGTTGGCATCTTTCAGCTTTTGTCTAGGCTTATCCTTGAGTCTTTTGagtattgttgttgttgttggtggtggtggtgttggtggtgtTGGTGTTGTAATCTCTCTCTTTTCCTAGTCCTAAACCTTTTTGTAAACTTCAGTCCTGGACCCTCCATGCACCGGCTTGCCGGAATCAATGGAATTTTATTCAGGTGTGGCTCTCGCCCCTCTGGTGATGTCTTCAAATTCAGACAATCTATTTCCTTCATTTCTATCTCTGGCTGAGCATATTCGAAACAATTAGCCGCCCTTTTGAATGCAAGAACTTCACATGAATAAATTGGGTACTTTGAATTAGATCATTTTCACAGTAAATATATAGCAATTATGAGAAATACACActattataaaaaaattttTGGAGGTGGGCCAAATGGATTAATGGAGATAGGGCATTACAACCGCCTCCAATCAAtggtcatggtaaatagaagATCAATGGAGGCAGTTGTTTTTGCCCACCTCTGTAAATTGAgtaaaataaacaaaaaataaaaaaaacccaCATGGCCTGGATCTAGGCCACACGGATCTAGGCCTTGCGCCATTGCCGTCAATCCACTACCTTAGCTATGTCGTTGTCGATCTGCCACCCCATCTCTAGCTACCTCCTAGGGCCATCGGGTCGGCCACCGAGGATGACCAAGGGGCCGGATCCGCCGCTGCTATGGATGTGGCCAAATCTGCCGCCGCCGGTGAGGGGTGCGAATCCACCACTGAGGAGGAGATGGCCAGATCTGCCACCATCGAGGAGGAGGGGGCTAGATCCACCGCCACCAAGGAGAAGGGGGCCGAAATTGCCACCACCAAGGAGGAGAaggccggatctgccgccaccGAGGAGAATAAGGCCGGATCCACTACCACTAAGGAGGAGGGGGTTGGAATTACTGCCACTGAGGAGAAGATGGTCAGATCTGCCGCCACCAAGGAGGAGACTGTGGTGGCTGGATCCAACCGCCACCGAGGAGGGGCACCATTGCCATGTGCCTAGAGGAGTgggagagagacagagagaagGGATGCGCCACCaggagaggggaggggagcGCCGCCATGGGAGGAGTTGGGTGCGCTGTCGGGAGGGAGCTGGCATGGGGAGGAAGAGAGAGGGAGCTAGCGTGGGGAGAAAGAGAGAGGGAGTTGAGGGCGCTGCTGGCATTGGGAGATGAGGGTGCTGCTGGTGGCTAAGAGGAGAGGAAAGAGATGATGACACTAGTGGCCTCCCAAAACCTAACTCTTTGTATACATATGATGAGTGTGATATCGGGTCGGGATATGGGTTGTCTAGGCCACCAATTTTTAGTGACGGGCAATATAGTGTGCCCTCCTTTGAAAATCAATTTATGGAGGCAGACACTTTAATATGACCACTTGTGAAAATATGCTATTTTTGGAGGGAGTTGTTTTAAGAACGCTCGCCTCTGTAAATCAATTTTTAGAGGTGGGAAAAAGTGCCCACCTCgataaataaaaaatacatgCCTCCATTAATCATAGGCATTAACCGTGATGGTTGGATTTTGTGACCGCCTCCGTTAATAAAGGATATCGTCTTGCAAAATCATTTGTGTAGTAGTGACAAACATGAAAAACCCCATGTTCCAAATAGGGGGCATTAGCCTTGTGAGGTGCTCAAGTTTCACTAGTAGCTTATGGTAGTTCCATGATTTTCTAACATGATGATTCCACAACTCCAATGATTCGTGTTTGTTTTCTAGAAGACCATCGTATATTCTACTTCGATCTGTTGGAAGAACAATGTGTTTTCCACATAATTGCTATTAAATGCATTAAGGATGATATTGAAGAACCAAGTACCCTTGTTATGGTAATTGTGATTTCACAATTTTGTTACAACATGTCCAAAAGGACTAAAATATTTGATACTATACAAGGTTTTAGTCTCATATATGCAAACAGATTGACTTAGGTGAAGAGATTTTA
This window of the Sorghum bicolor cultivar BTx623 chromosome 7, Sorghum_bicolor_NCBIv3, whole genome shotgun sequence genome carries:
- the LOC8063983 gene encoding BTB/POZ and MATH domain-containing protein 1, with product MTMLEQRTIDSASREFRLNYEQTKRFAIDKAVYCDPFSICGHMWRIVCYPRGDIGSDSGEYLTLYLELLSTSTSGKAICDILLLNKNGKPCSRIASSRVCVPLPHSRNAAEWVFITSMYISFNNLEENFLTEGHITWVCSIMVSRDVSIPMPASDIGKHFGMLLDSMDGTDISFTIDNETFHAHRAVLAARSPVFKSELLGSMAESTMPNITLCDIAPATFRVMLRFMYTDALPRDDELGDSPLEMMRHLLAAADRYALDRLKLICAQRLLDGLSVDTVGTTLACAEMYSCLELKSKCIDFFTAGENFKKAFLTKGFIQLVQHFPSIIDELRERMGL